A single genomic interval of Rhodopseudomonas palustris harbors:
- a CDS encoding efflux RND transporter permease subunit, with the protein MPDFFIARPVFAWVVAIFIMIAGALAIPFLPVAQYPNIAPAKISVTANYPGASSEEIYQGVVRLIEDQLAGIPGLMYFESTTDATGQISIEVSFQPGTSLAQATVDVQNRIRRVESRLPSAVTQRGILVDEASSTFLMFISVQTTDGSLDSIAVGDYITRNIISEIRRVEGVGKAQLFGTQRSMRVWIDPDKLFGVGLTVSDVSAAIAAQNAQVAAGRIGATPNPVSQEVTAPVLVKGQLGTPEEFGAIVLRANRDGSSVRLRDVARVEVGGEDYNSESRLNGQPAASIGVQLSATANARATSRAVTAKMKELSQYFPKGMTYEIPYDTTPFIKASIEKVLYTLAEAIALVFVVMFLFLQNIRYTLIPTLVVPIALLGTCAVMFATGFSINVLTMFAMVLAIGILVDDAIVVVENVERLMATEGLSPREATIKAMKQIKGAIVGITLVLTAVFLPMAFFPGAVGIIYRQFSLTMVVSILFSSFLALTLTPALCATFLKPVPDDHHEKGGFFGWFNRTFARIAGRYRNGVGWATGRTGRLMVVYLALLAGLGWAYLRLPASFLPTEDQGYLIVDMQAPTEATQTRAMTSIEQAEKVFLADPSVSQVFTVSGFSFSGNSQSAAVAFVTLKDWSERGHDSAGAIARRANVELAKIGDAAVMAFEPPPIDGLGNFTGFTFRLQDRGSRGTAALDDAATRLTAAGGASPVLTGVRVEGLANSVQLHLVIDREKANALGVSFADINATITGSLGSAYVNDFPNAGRMQRVTIQAQDDRRMQTDDLLKLNVRNASGRMVPLSAFARTEWSKGLIQVIGFNGYPSVRFAGDAAPGHSSGEAIAEMERLAKQLPSGFGFEWAGQSLQEIKSGNQAPFLLGLSVLFVFLLLAALYESWSIPLSVMLVVPLGVIGALLAVMLRDMPNDIYFKVGLIAIIGLSAKNAILIVEFAKDLHVEGKSLREAAIEAAAVRFRPIIMTSLAFILGVTPLAFASGVSAGSQNAIGTGVFGGMLSATVLAVLFVPVFYVFVLQKVEQRKAAGSKSATGKGEPQAKPVARS; encoded by the coding sequence ATGCCCGATTTCTTTATCGCGCGGCCCGTGTTCGCATGGGTCGTTGCCATCTTCATTATGATCGCCGGCGCGTTGGCGATTCCGTTTCTGCCGGTGGCGCAATATCCCAACATCGCGCCGGCCAAGATCTCGGTCACTGCGAACTATCCGGGTGCGTCATCCGAAGAAATCTACCAGGGCGTCGTCCGGCTGATCGAAGATCAGCTCGCCGGCATTCCCGGCTTGATGTACTTCGAGTCGACCACGGACGCGACCGGCCAGATCTCGATCGAGGTGTCGTTCCAGCCGGGGACGTCGCTGGCGCAGGCGACGGTGGATGTGCAGAACCGCATCCGCCGGGTGGAGTCGCGGCTGCCCAGCGCCGTGACACAGCGCGGCATTCTGGTCGACGAAGCCTCCAGCACCTTCCTGATGTTCATCTCGGTGCAGACCACCGACGGCTCGCTCGATAGCATCGCGGTCGGCGACTACATCACCCGTAATATCATCAGCGAGATCCGGCGGGTCGAGGGCGTTGGCAAGGCGCAGTTGTTCGGAACCCAGCGGTCGATGCGGGTGTGGATCGATCCGGACAAGCTGTTCGGCGTCGGCCTGACCGTCAGCGACGTCTCTGCGGCGATCGCCGCGCAGAACGCGCAGGTCGCAGCCGGTCGAATCGGCGCGACGCCCAATCCGGTGTCGCAGGAAGTCACCGCGCCGGTCCTGGTCAAGGGCCAGCTGGGCACGCCTGAGGAATTCGGCGCCATCGTGCTGCGCGCCAATCGCGATGGCTCGTCGGTGCGGCTGCGCGACGTCGCTCGGGTCGAGGTCGGCGGCGAGGATTACAATTCGGAGAGTCGGCTGAACGGCCAGCCCGCCGCCTCGATCGGCGTTCAGTTGTCGGCGACTGCCAATGCGCGCGCTACCTCCAGGGCCGTCACTGCAAAGATGAAGGAGCTCTCGCAGTATTTCCCGAAAGGGATGACCTACGAGATTCCTTACGACACCACCCCGTTCATCAAGGCGTCGATCGAGAAGGTACTGTACACGCTCGCCGAAGCGATCGCGCTGGTGTTCGTGGTGATGTTCCTGTTCCTGCAGAACATCCGCTACACCCTGATCCCGACCCTGGTGGTGCCGATCGCGCTGCTCGGCACCTGTGCGGTGATGTTCGCCACCGGCTTCTCGATCAACGTGCTGACGATGTTCGCGATGGTGCTGGCGATTGGCATCCTGGTCGACGACGCCATCGTGGTGGTCGAAAACGTCGAGCGCCTGATGGCGACCGAGGGCCTGTCGCCGCGCGAGGCGACCATCAAGGCGATGAAGCAGATCAAGGGCGCGATCGTCGGCATCACGCTGGTGCTGACGGCGGTGTTCCTGCCGATGGCGTTCTTCCCCGGCGCGGTCGGTATCATCTATCGGCAGTTCAGTCTGACGATGGTGGTGTCGATCCTGTTCTCGAGCTTCCTGGCGCTGACCCTGACGCCGGCGCTGTGTGCGACGTTCTTGAAGCCGGTACCCGACGATCACCACGAGAAGGGCGGCTTCTTCGGCTGGTTCAACCGGACTTTCGCACGCATCGCGGGCCGCTATCGCAATGGCGTCGGCTGGGCGACCGGACGGACCGGGCGGCTGATGGTGGTATACCTGGCGCTGCTGGCGGGGCTCGGCTGGGCTTACTTGCGGCTGCCCGCGTCATTCCTGCCGACCGAGGATCAGGGATATCTGATTGTCGACATGCAGGCGCCGACCGAAGCGACGCAGACCCGCGCGATGACGTCGATCGAGCAGGCCGAGAAGGTGTTCCTCGCCGATCCCAGCGTTTCGCAGGTGTTCACCGTCTCGGGTTTCAGCTTCTCCGGTAACTCGCAGAGCGCAGCGGTGGCGTTTGTGACGTTGAAGGATTGGAGCGAGCGCGGCCACGACAGCGCAGGTGCGATCGCCCGGCGCGCCAATGTCGAACTGGCGAAGATCGGCGACGCTGCGGTGATGGCGTTCGAGCCGCCGCCGATCGACGGACTCGGCAATTTCACCGGCTTCACCTTCCGCCTGCAGGATCGTGGCAGCCGTGGCACCGCTGCACTCGACGATGCCGCGACGCGCCTGACTGCGGCCGGCGGCGCCAGTCCGGTGCTGACCGGCGTGCGGGTCGAGGGGCTGGCGAATTCGGTGCAGCTGCATCTGGTGATCGACCGTGAGAAGGCGAACGCGCTCGGCGTGTCCTTTGCCGACATCAACGCCACCATCACTGGCAGCCTCGGCTCTGCCTATGTCAACGACTTCCCCAACGCCGGCCGGATGCAGCGCGTCACTATCCAGGCGCAGGACGATCGCCGCATGCAGACGGACGATCTGCTCAAGCTCAACGTCCGCAACGCCAGTGGACGGATGGTGCCGCTGTCGGCATTCGCGCGGACCGAATGGTCGAAGGGGCTGATCCAGGTGATCGGCTTCAACGGCTATCCTTCGGTGCGTTTTGCCGGTGACGCCGCACCTGGGCATTCCTCGGGTGAAGCCATCGCCGAGATGGAACGGCTGGCCAAGCAGTTGCCGAGCGGTTTCGGCTTCGAATGGGCTGGGCAGTCGTTGCAGGAAATCAAGTCCGGCAATCAGGCGCCGTTCCTGCTCGGACTGAGCGTGCTGTTCGTGTTCCTGCTGCTCGCGGCGCTGTACGAAAGCTGGTCGATCCCGCTGTCGGTGATGTTGGTCGTGCCCCTCGGCGTGATCGGCGCGCTGTTGGCGGTGATGCTCCGCGACATGCCGAACGACATCTACTTCAAGGTTGGCCTGATCGCGATCATCGGCCTGTCCGCCAAGAATGCGATCCTGATCGTCGAGTTCGCCAAGGACCTGCATGTCGAAGGAAAGTCGCTGCGCGAGGCAGCGATCGAGGCGGCTGCGGTCCGCTTCCGCCCGATCATCATGACCTCGCTCGCCTTCATCCTCGGCGTCACGCCGCTGGCGTTTGCGAGCGGCGTCAGCGCCGGCAGCCAGAACGCGATCGGCACCGGCGTGTTCGGCGGCATGCTGTCCGCCACCGTGCTGGCAGTGTTGTTCGTGCCGGTGTTCTACGTCTTCGTGCTGCAGAAAGTGGAGCAGCGGAAGGCGGCAGGCAGCAAGAGCGCGACAGGCAAGGGCGAGCCGCAAGCGAAACCGGTTGCGCGATCGTAG
- a CDS encoding efflux RND transporter periplasmic adaptor subunit, giving the protein MTTKTKAALRAACAFGVVVSLAGCGDGKQAGADKQAPPVVVSVVTVVPETLRIVSDLPGRIAPTRIAEVRPRVSGIIIERVFQQGTIVKQGDVLYRLDPAPFQVRVASAKATLQRAEATRTLAAQQAERQTRLKDRDVTTVQLYDKAVAELAQAEADEASARAGLQAAELDLQYTEVRAPITGRIGRALITEGALFTVGGSESLATIQQLDPVYADFTQSANELLALKRAAQQSAKAGDAIEAEVRLRFDDGASYAHRGRLLFSEASVDATTGQVTLRGEFPNPDGDLLPGMYVRVQLVQGEQVNALAVPERALRRDPGGQAQLYVVSADRKAELRPVTPSRLVDGRWIIASGLHPGDAVVVQGFQALSPGATVDPKPWPNAAAGATSATSQAK; this is encoded by the coding sequence GTGACAACGAAGACGAAGGCCGCCCTCCGGGCCGCTTGCGCGTTTGGCGTGGTGGTAAGTCTGGCCGGCTGCGGTGACGGTAAACAAGCGGGAGCCGACAAGCAGGCGCCGCCGGTCGTGGTGAGCGTGGTTACTGTCGTGCCTGAAACGCTGCGCATCGTCAGCGACCTGCCCGGCCGCATCGCGCCGACGCGGATCGCGGAAGTGCGGCCGCGGGTCTCCGGCATCATCATCGAGCGGGTGTTCCAACAAGGTACCATCGTCAAGCAAGGCGACGTGTTGTACCGGCTCGATCCGGCGCCGTTCCAGGTTCGCGTCGCCAGCGCCAAGGCGACGCTGCAGCGTGCCGAGGCGACGCGCACGCTGGCGGCGCAGCAGGCTGAGCGCCAGACCCGGCTGAAGGATCGCGACGTCACCACCGTTCAACTCTACGACAAGGCGGTTGCCGAATTGGCGCAGGCCGAGGCGGATGAGGCCTCCGCACGCGCCGGCCTGCAGGCCGCAGAGCTCGATCTGCAATACACCGAAGTCCGCGCGCCGATCACCGGCCGCATCGGGCGGGCGCTGATCACCGAAGGCGCGCTGTTCACCGTCGGTGGCAGTGAAAGCCTGGCGACCATCCAGCAGCTCGACCCGGTTTATGCCGACTTCACGCAATCCGCCAACGAGCTATTGGCGTTGAAGCGGGCCGCGCAACAGTCGGCCAAAGCTGGAGATGCGATCGAAGCCGAAGTCCGCTTGCGTTTCGATGATGGCGCGAGCTACGCGCATCGCGGGCGGCTGCTGTTCTCTGAAGCTTCAGTCGATGCCACCACCGGGCAGGTCACACTGCGCGGCGAGTTTCCCAATCCGGACGGCGATCTGCTGCCCGGCATGTATGTCCGCGTGCAGCTGGTACAGGGCGAGCAGGTCAACGCGCTGGCCGTGCCGGAGCGCGCGCTACGCCGCGACCCGGGTGGGCAGGCACAGCTCTACGTCGTCTCGGCCGATCGCAAAGCCGAATTGCGGCCGGTGACGCCGTCGCGGCTGGTCGACGGTCGCTGGATTATCGCCAGCGGTCTTCATCCCGGCGACGCCGTGGTCGTTCAAGGCTTCCAGGCGCTGTCGCCGGGGGCGACGGTCGATCCGAAGCCATGGCCGAACGCGGCGGCTGGCGCGACCAGCGCCACCTCGCAGGCGAAGTGA
- a CDS encoding TetR family transcriptional regulator, with protein sequence MSSAHERKKQPEVVRRALIDCAAALAMERGLQAVTVQAVAAAAGVTKGGLFHHFATKEKLIEAVFDAQLDIFGAAVDEALRDDHSSYGCFTRAYVRATFNLSDQDDSQCGGALAVSMMTDPLLRPRWSARMRAWLTKYKKTDSAPALEIVRLAADGAWLADLAHLAPDLRMDRKKLLARLLAMAQKD encoded by the coding sequence ATGAGCAGCGCCCATGAGCGAAAGAAACAACCGGAAGTCGTCCGTCGCGCCCTGATTGATTGTGCCGCCGCCCTGGCGATGGAGCGCGGTCTGCAAGCGGTAACGGTGCAGGCCGTTGCCGCGGCCGCCGGCGTTACCAAAGGTGGCCTGTTTCATCATTTTGCGACCAAAGAGAAGCTGATCGAGGCGGTATTCGACGCCCAGCTCGACATATTCGGCGCCGCTGTCGACGAGGCGCTGCGGGACGATCATTCAAGTTACGGCTGCTTCACCCGCGCCTATGTCCGGGCGACCTTCAATCTCAGCGACCAGGACGACAGCCAATGCGGCGGCGCTTTGGCGGTGTCGATGATGACCGACCCGCTACTACGGCCGCGCTGGTCGGCCAGGATGCGGGCATGGCTGACGAAGTATAAAAAGACCGACTCGGCGCCGGCATTGGAAATCGTGCGACTCGCCGCCGACGGTGCTTGGCTCGCCGACCTCGCTCACCTCGCCCCGGATCTCCGGATGGATCGCAAGAAGCTGTTGGCGCGGCTGCTGGCGATGGCTCAGAAAGACTGA
- a CDS encoding DUF3551 domain-containing protein yields the protein MTKTGAALLAAATILTLAAAPASARDFPYCLQGGEWGYPGNCQFDSYQQCMVTASGTRAYCDINPVVAFSARQQAAEPQDVPPQQLRKRRH from the coding sequence ATGACCAAGACCGGCGCCGCGTTGCTCGCGGCAGCGACCATCCTCACCCTGGCGGCGGCTCCGGCCTCGGCCCGCGATTTCCCCTACTGCCTGCAAGGCGGCGAATGGGGCTATCCGGGTAACTGCCAGTTCGACTCGTACCAGCAGTGCATGGTGACGGCTTCCGGCACCCGCGCCTACTGCGACATTAATCCGGTCGTCGCGTTCAGTGCACGTCAGCAGGCCGCTGAGCCGCAGGACGTTCCACCGCAGCAGCTGCGCAAGCGCCGGCACTAA
- the dksA gene encoding RNA polymerase-binding protein DksA, producing the protein MEKLKDYRPSEKEPFMNERQREYFRAKLLAWKDEILREAKLTLQALQEENVNHPDLADRASSETDRAIELRARDRQRKLIAKIDAALQRIEDNTYGYCEETGEPISLKRLEARPIATLSVEAQERHEKREKVYRDE; encoded by the coding sequence TTGGAAAAGTTGAAAGACTATCGACCATCCGAGAAAGAGCCGTTCATGAACGAGCGGCAGCGCGAGTATTTTCGCGCCAAATTGTTGGCTTGGAAGGACGAGATCCTGCGTGAAGCCAAACTCACGCTCCAGGCACTACAGGAAGAGAACGTCAATCATCCCGACTTGGCTGATCGCGCCTCCTCCGAAACCGACCGCGCAATTGAGCTGCGCGCTCGCGACCGTCAACGCAAGCTGATCGCCAAGATCGACGCAGCGCTGCAACGTATCGAAGATAACACCTACGGCTATTGCGAAGAGACCGGCGAGCCGATCTCTCTCAAGCGGCTCGAGGCGCGCCCGATTGCGACGCTCTCGGTCGAAGCCCAGGAGCGCCATGAGAAGCGCGAAAAGGTGTATCGCGACGAATAG
- a CDS encoding flagellar assembly protein FliX, protein MRIYGPNGTTTSTGSGTVRRSGSSTFSLPTAPTQSEAKPISAPRPPAALDALLAMQGVEDATERRKRSVQRGRTALDALDDLKIGLLSGMLDGATVARLRAAAAELKNSSGDPGLDAVLAEIELRVEVELAKAGQA, encoded by the coding sequence ATGCGCATTTACGGTCCGAACGGCACCACCACATCGACCGGCTCCGGCACTGTCCGGCGCTCCGGATCGAGCACGTTTTCGCTGCCCACTGCCCCGACTCAATCGGAAGCCAAGCCGATCAGCGCGCCGCGGCCGCCGGCTGCGCTGGACGCCCTGCTCGCCATGCAGGGGGTGGAGGACGCCACCGAACGCCGCAAGCGCTCAGTGCAGCGCGGACGGACGGCGCTGGATGCGCTCGATGATCTGAAGATCGGTCTGCTGTCCGGCATGCTGGACGGTGCCACGGTGGCGCGGCTGCGGGCAGCTGCGGCCGAATTGAAGAACTCCTCCGGCGATCCCGGCCTCGACGCGGTGCTGGCGGAGATCGAGCTGCGAGTCGAGGTCGAACTCGCCAAAGCCGGCCAAGCCTAA
- a CDS encoding flagellar basal body P-ring protein FlgI, whose product MPRVSTHFVKLAAAALCALLLSAVAASATSRIKDLANIEGIRQNQLIGYGLVVGLNGTGDTLNNIPFTKQSLQAMLERMGVNIRGATIRTGNVAAVMVTGNLPPFATQGTRMDVTVSALGDAKNLQGGTLLVTPLLGADGNVYAVAQGSLAIGGFQAEGEAAKITRGVPTVGRIANGAIIEREIEFALNRLPNVRLALRNADFTTAKRIAAAVNDYLGTKCAEPLDPSTVQLSIPGEFKGNAVALLTEIEQLQVEPDQAAKIVIDERSGIIVMGRDVRVATVAVAQGNLTVSISESPQVSQPNPLGGGRTVVTPNSRIGVTEDGKKLAVVKDGVSLQQLVDGLNSLGIGPRDLIGILQAIKAAGAIEADIEVM is encoded by the coding sequence ATGCCGCGCGTATCGACCCACTTTGTGAAACTGGCCGCGGCGGCCCTGTGCGCGCTGCTGCTGTCAGCCGTCGCAGCGAGCGCGACCTCGCGGATCAAGGACCTCGCCAACATCGAAGGTATTCGCCAGAACCAGCTGATCGGCTACGGCCTGGTGGTCGGCCTTAACGGCACCGGCGATACCCTCAACAACATCCCGTTCACCAAGCAGTCGCTGCAGGCGATGCTGGAACGCATGGGCGTCAACATCCGCGGCGCCACCATCCGGACCGGCAACGTCGCCGCCGTGATGGTCACCGGCAATCTGCCGCCGTTTGCCACCCAGGGCACCCGGATGGATGTGACCGTGTCGGCGCTGGGCGACGCCAAGAACCTGCAGGGCGGCACCCTGCTGGTCACCCCCCTCCTCGGCGCCGACGGGAATGTCTATGCGGTCGCGCAGGGCTCGCTGGCGATCGGCGGCTTCCAAGCGGAGGGCGAGGCCGCCAAGATCACCCGCGGCGTGCCCACGGTCGGCCGGATCGCCAACGGCGCCATCATCGAGCGCGAGATCGAGTTCGCGCTGAACCGGCTGCCGAACGTGCGGCTGGCGCTGCGCAATGCCGACTTCACCACCGCAAAGCGGATCGCCGCCGCCGTCAACGACTACCTCGGCACCAAATGCGCCGAGCCCCTCGACCCGTCGACTGTCCAGCTCTCTATCCCGGGCGAGTTCAAGGGCAATGCGGTGGCGCTGCTTACCGAGATCGAGCAGTTGCAGGTCGAACCGGACCAGGCTGCCAAGATCGTGATCGACGAGCGTAGCGGTATCATAGTCATGGGGCGCGACGTCCGAGTCGCCACCGTGGCGGTGGCCCAGGGCAACCTGACGGTGTCGATTTCCGAAAGCCCGCAGGTAAGCCAGCCGAATCCACTCGGAGGCGGCCGCACCGTGGTCACGCCGAACTCCCGGATCGGGGTCACCGAAGATGGCAAGAAGCTCGCCGTGGTCAAGGACGGGGTGTCGCTGCAGCAGCTCGTCGACGGCCTCAACAGCTTGGGCATCGGCCCGCGCGACCTGATCGGCATCCTGCAGGCGATCAAGGCCGCCGGGGCCATCGAAGCCGACATCGAGGTGATGTGA
- the flgJ gene encoding flagellar assembly peptidoglycan hydrolase FlgJ produces MTVATTYGPTMPTYNGRPDFALAEALSKVPAQMQDKTRKTAKDFEAMFLNTMFSQMTSGLKGEGPFGDTVGTGVWRSMLTEQHSQMVAKAGGVGIATDVYRSLILQQAARS; encoded by the coding sequence ATGACAGTCGCCACGACCTACGGGCCGACCATGCCGACCTACAATGGGCGGCCCGACTTTGCCCTCGCCGAAGCGCTGTCGAAGGTGCCGGCGCAGATGCAGGACAAGACCCGAAAGACCGCCAAGGACTTCGAGGCGATGTTCCTCAACACCATGTTCTCGCAGATGACCTCCGGGCTGAAGGGCGAAGGACCATTCGGCGACACCGTCGGGACCGGCGTTTGGCGTTCGATGCTGACCGAACAGCATTCGCAGATGGTCGCCAAGGCCGGCGGCGTCGGCATCGCCACCGACGTGTACCGCTCCCTGATCCTCCAGCAGGCAGCCCGCTCCTAA
- the flaF gene encoding flagellar biosynthesis regulator FlaF, which translates to MSSAAQAYARTAQRTASPREIEAQALLKAAKQLQDVVTNWEEKGAIGLQEALLFNRKLWSIFVTEAMRDDNPQSIEIRQNIANIGVFVMSQSSALQIKPEVERLQALIDINRNIAAGLSGRP; encoded by the coding sequence ATGTCGAGTGCCGCGCAAGCTTACGCCAGAACGGCGCAGAGAACTGCATCTCCCCGCGAGATCGAAGCGCAGGCGCTGCTGAAGGCGGCTAAGCAACTGCAGGACGTCGTCACAAACTGGGAAGAGAAGGGCGCGATCGGACTTCAGGAAGCGCTGTTGTTCAATCGCAAACTTTGGTCGATCTTCGTCACCGAGGCGATGCGCGACGACAATCCGCAGTCGATCGAGATCCGGCAGAACATCGCCAACATCGGCGTGTTCGTGATGAGCCAGTCCAGCGCCTTGCAGATCAAGCCGGAAGTCGAACGCCTGCAGGCGCTGATCGACATCAATCGCAACATCGCCGCGGGTCTCAGCGGCCGTCCGTGA
- the flbT gene encoding flagellar biosynthesis repressor FlbT, with protein MPLRVELKPFERIVIGQSVITNSDTRTTFLIDGDAPILREKDILTAETANTPVKRIYLCVQMMYLQNDIPAYQDLYLGFIKELIEAVPSFRETIEATSNHILSGNLYKALRELRPLIKREEELLSR; from the coding sequence ATGCCTCTGCGAGTCGAATTGAAGCCGTTCGAGCGGATCGTGATCGGCCAGAGCGTGATCACCAACTCCGACACCCGCACCACATTTCTGATCGACGGTGATGCGCCGATCCTTCGTGAGAAAGACATTCTCACCGCGGAGACGGCCAATACGCCGGTGAAGCGCATCTATCTGTGCGTGCAGATGATGTATCTGCAGAACGACATCCCGGCTTATCAGGATTTGTATCTAGGTTTCATCAAAGAGTTGATCGAGGCGGTGCCGAGCTTCCGCGAAACGATCGAAGCAACCAGTAATCATATCTTAAGCGGCAATCTCTATAAGGCACTCAGAGAGCTGCGCCCCCTCATCAAGCGTGAAGAAGAATTGTTGTCGAGGTAG